gcacCTACATgccatatgataatatttatttaatgagttatcgatatttcataattatgaactacaactaactgctactactacaactgacataggtacgcaaaaaaaaaaaagaaaaaaaaaaaacattggtaagTATTTGAATCTGGCTGAgatgacgtatattttttttttgttattccgttttacggccctgtgatctagcacttttgagcttttttgtaatctgtggttatatcgaagttacggtattggtaatgaaattaaatagtggaaTTTGGGAAGAtgacgtatataataataattgttgccatatagtataatataatgtattgtacttttatactatatattatcatacttattacgtttattaattaataatataattattaaaaaatctattcgttcgtggggtttgtttttttttttctctgttgttgtttgttttgtgtgtgtttgactTTTAATCATGTTGCAACAGAAACAGTCATTCATTATCATaggataattatgataaatagatagactttgattcatattgtggccctgaaaagggccttttgtaagaaaaatgcacgccgccgtcgtcgtcgtcttGGTCGTACGACAGCAACGTATCATTATATCTTCCCACGAAGTGCGTCGGGTGTGAGGAGGAGGAGTAGGCGGTGGTTTTAAGCCTTCTTCTCGGTCTTCTTGGGCAGCAGGACCGCCTGGATGTTCGGCAGGACACCGCCTTGGGCGATGGTCACGCCGGAGAGCAGTTTGTTCAACTCCTCGTCGTTGCGGATGGCCAACTGAAGGTGACGGGGAATGATCCTGGTCTTCTTGTTGTCCCTCGCTGCGTTGCCGGCCAACTCGAGAACCTCAGCGGCCAAGTACTCCATGACGGCGGCCAGGTACACTGGTGCACCGGCACCGACGCGCTCGGCGTAATTGCCGTTACGCAGGAGCCTGTGGATACGACCGACGGGGAACTGAAGACCGGCACGGTTGGAGCGAGACTTTGCCTTTCCCTTGACTTTGCCACCTTTGCCGCGGCCCGACATGTTgaagagtttttaaattgaagatttgaaaacaaagttaaacacACAGCTAACACCGTGTGCGCGCGCAGCGAGTAAGCGTTGTAGAGTGACTCGCCAACAGCAggggcattttattatatacgcgATCGCTGGCGCGCAACCGTCGGGCGGGGAGCGGAGTCGACGCTCACGAACGAAACGGGCGAGAAAACAACACGATAATCGCCGCTATTGCGCGTGCGCGGCACTTTCGCGCCATTTccacgttatattttatgaattatagatttatgatttatgtataatgtacttataatatatatgcttagtataatgatgagaatatcaatacaaataaagaaaaaaaaaaaaattttttttttttttcgtccggCAGTCGGGCGTCGTCACTTGTCAGTTTGATTTtgacagtaactaataaaatatttatgaatgtgtttttttttttttttttttctcgtgtaGGTGAGTGTAGGTAGTCGGTGCAATTGCAATATCGTAGTGTCACTAATGTCACTtgagagttataataatttgaattgtgAGTGAGTAACGTACGCGGCGTGCAAATTGCAATGTGCATCGCGATGTGATTAGagctaatacatttatattatttacgagtatctAGGTACTCGCGAGTGACCTAGGGAAGCTagggtgtgtttgtgtttgtgtttgtgttgcggtgtgccgttataatgatataatatcatcgtcatcgtcatcatcatcgtatCGTGTGCTTCGTAGGTATGTGTTCGGCGGCTTTGggtgagtttttta
Above is a window of Anticarsia gemmatalis isolate Benzon Research Colony breed Stoneville strain unplaced genomic scaffold, ilAntGemm2 primary ctg00000050.1, whole genome shotgun sequence DNA encoding:
- the LOC142986976 gene encoding histone H2A, producing MSGRGKGGKVKGKAKSRSNRAGLQFPVGRIHRLLRNGNYAERVGAGAPVYLAAVMEYLAAEVLELAGNAARDNKKTRIIPRHLQLAIRNDEELNKLLSGVTIAQGGVLPNIQAVLLPKKTEKKA